The region CGAGACCATCGACAAGGAAGCCCTGCTCGAAGAACTCAACGGACTTGCTTCCGGCGACCACGAGGTCACCATGGAGTGGATCACGGACGACGAACTCGATGCCAATCCCGGCTTGGTCAAGACCATGTCCGTCCAACCGCCCCGCGGCTCGGGCCGCGTCCGGCTGGTGCGGATCGGGGGCAATGTCGACCTGCAGCCCTGCGGCGGAACCCACGTTTCCCGGACGTCGGAAATCGGGCCGCTCGCACTCGGCAAGATTGAAAAGAAAGGCAAACAGAACAGACGGGTCCGGATTCGCCTGAGCGATTGATCGGACCGAGAGGGAGGGAAACATGAAACTTTCAGGCAGTTGCCGCTGCGCGGCCGTCAAATTCGAGGTGGAGAGCAAGACGCCCTACCCTTGCATGCGGTGCTATTGCTCCATCTGCCGCAAGACCGGAGGGAGTTCCGGATCCGCGATCAATCTCATGGGGGATGCCGGAAGCCTCAGGATCGAGGGCGCGGAATCGAAGGCTGTCTACAATGCCGAGATCGACGGAAAGAAGAGCCCGGCAGAACGGCATTTTTGCGTCTCCTGCGGCAGCCATCTATGGCTCTGGGATCCGCGCTGGCCCGAACTCGTCCACCCGCATGCCGGCGCAATCGATTCTGCCTTGCCAACGCCGCCTGAGACCGTCCATATCATGCTTGAATTCAAGCCGGACTGGGTCGAGGTTCCCGAAGGCCCGGGCCATGTCCATTTCCAGGGCTATCCCGAGCTGTCAATCGAGGACTGGCACAAGGCGAAGGGCCTCTACGACTGCTAGATCACCGAATGACGCAGGCAAGATGGTCCTGCTTTTAGTGGAGCGGTCAACCTTTGTGAGTTCGGGTGTCACGCTGACGGCGGGTTGATCCAGGAGACAGGTTTTCCCGAGCCTTTGTTCCGTGTCAAAACAAGTCCGCTTCAATTCGATCGGCGCGTTCGCATTTAAGACCCTAAGGAGATCCAATGACCGACCATCCGCTCGTATCGACCCAATGGCTGGCCGATCATCTTGCCTCTCCCGATCTCGTCGTGATCAATGCCTGGATGCCGCCGGTCAATACGCCCGATCTGCGGCCGGTCTATCCGGATGCGCATATTCCCGGCGCGGTCTTCTTTGACGTCAACGAAGTCTGTGACAAATCCTCCGACCTGCCGCATATGCTGCCGGCTCCCCATGTGTTCTCCTCAGCCATGCGCAAGCTTGGTGTCGGCGACGGCCAGACGCTGGTGGTCTACGATGATTTCGGCTTCTATTCCGCACCGCGAGTCTGGTGGACCCTGCGCAGCATGGGAGCCACGCGAGTGCATGTACTGGACGGCGGCTTTCCCAAGTGGCAGGCGGAAGACCGGCCGGTGGCAGACACCGAAACCCGCCGCGTCCAGAGTCACTTCTCTTCACGGCTGAACCACAGTGCCGTCGCGGATATCGGCGACATTCAGAACGCCGTTTCCACCGGAACCAGGCAGATCGTCGACGCAAGATCAGCCGGAAGGTTCGAAGGTACCGCGGCAGAGCCGCGGGCCGGCCTGCGCTCGGGTCATATTCCAGGCTCCCTGAACCTGCCATTCACGAAGCTTATCCGCGACGACGGAACATTCCGGTCGAAAGAGGAACTTGCCGCTGCATTTCGGGACGCCGGTGTAGATCCGGACAAGCCGGTCACGACGACCTGCGGCTCGGGAGTAACCGCGGCCATCCTGA is a window of Roseibium salinum DNA encoding:
- a CDS encoding GFA family protein; the protein is MKLSGSCRCAAVKFEVESKTPYPCMRCYCSICRKTGGSSGSAINLMGDAGSLRIEGAESKAVYNAEIDGKKSPAERHFCVSCGSHLWLWDPRWPELVHPHAGAIDSALPTPPETVHIMLEFKPDWVEVPEGPGHVHFQGYPELSIEDWHKAKGLYDC
- the sseA gene encoding 3-mercaptopyruvate sulfurtransferase, coding for MTDHPLVSTQWLADHLASPDLVVINAWMPPVNTPDLRPVYPDAHIPGAVFFDVNEVCDKSSDLPHMLPAPHVFSSAMRKLGVGDGQTLVVYDDFGFYSAPRVWWTLRSMGATRVHVLDGGFPKWQAEDRPVADTETRRVQSHFSSRLNHSAVADIGDIQNAVSTGTRQIVDARSAGRFEGTAAEPRAGLRSGHIPGSLNLPFTKLIRDDGTFRSKEELAAAFRDAGVDPDKPVTTTCGSGVTAAILTLALTIIGSRDLALYDGSWAEWGSREDTDVATGPS